The Desulfobulbus propionicus DSM 2032 DNA segment TGTCACCGCCATTGCCACCGCCTACTGCGATTCCATTCCCCTGGTGGTGCTCACCGGCCAGGTACCCCGGGCCCTGATTGGCAACGATGCCTTCCAGGAGGTGGACATCGTCGGTATCACCCGTCCCTGCACCAAGCACAACTACCTGGTCAACGATCCGGACGATCTGGTGCCGGTGTTGCGCGAGGCCTTCTACCTCGCGGCTTCCGGCCGGCCCGGGCCGGTGCTGGTCGACCTGCCCAAGGACATCATCGGTTCGCAGATCGCCTATCCGCCGAAAAAACCGATCAAGATGCAGACGTATCAGCCCAACGTCAATCCACATCCCAACCAGGTGGAAAAGGCCTGCCGGGCTTGCCTCAAGGCAAAGAGGCCGGTGCTCTATGTCGGCGGCGGCGTCATTCTCTCCGGCGGCAACCAGGAACTGACCCACCTGGCCCGTCGGCTCAACATCCCGGTCACCATGACCCTGATGGGCTTGGGCGGCTTTCCGGGCACCGATCCGCTCTCGCTGGGCATGCTCGGCATGCACGGCAGCTACGCGGCCAACATGTCGGTGGCCAAAAGCGATCTGCTAATCGCCGTGGGCGCCCGTTTCGATGACCGGGTCACCGGCCGGCTCGACGCCTTCGCGCCCCAGGCCAAAATCATCCACATCGATATCGACCCCACCTCGATCAGCAAGAATGTCGAGGTCGACATTCCGATTGTCGCCGACTGCAAGCTGGCCCTGGCGGCTATGAACGGCTGGCTGGACAAATCGAGCGAATTCAATGCCCAGGAGGTGGTCGAGCTGCATCAGCCCTGGGTCGAACAGGTCAAGGAGTGGGACGCCAAGCACCCGCTGGCCTACATGGCCGAGGGCGAGGTCATCAAGCCGCAGTATGTGATCGAGACCCTGCACAACCTGACCGGCGGCGAGGCGATCATCACCACCGAAGTCGGCCAGAACCAGATGTGGGCCGCGCAATTCTACAAGTTCAACCACCCGCGTCGGCTGCTGACCTCCGGCGGGCTGGGCACCATGGGCTACGGCCTGCCGGCCGCCATCGGCGCCCAGATGGCCTTTCCCGAGGCGACGGTCATCGACGTGGCCGGCGACGGTTCCATCCAGATGAATATCCAGGAGCTGGCCACGGCCAGGGAGTGCGGCGCGCCGGTCAAGATCGCCATCCTCAACAACAACTACCTCGGCATGGTTCGCCAATGGCAGGAGCTGTTCTACAACCGCCATTACGCATCGACGGTCATGGAAGTCA contains these protein-coding regions:
- the ilvB gene encoding biosynthetic-type acetolactate synthase large subunit produces the protein MSKIKGSQAIIKCLQEEGVELLFGYPGGAVIELYDELCKSPIRHVLVRHEQGAVHAADGFARATGKVGVALLTSGPGATNGVTAIATAYCDSIPLVVLTGQVPRALIGNDAFQEVDIVGITRPCTKHNYLVNDPDDLVPVLREAFYLAASGRPGPVLVDLPKDIIGSQIAYPPKKPIKMQTYQPNVNPHPNQVEKACRACLKAKRPVLYVGGGVILSGGNQELTHLARRLNIPVTMTLMGLGGFPGTDPLSLGMLGMHGSYAANMSVAKSDLLIAVGARFDDRVTGRLDAFAPQAKIIHIDIDPTSISKNVEVDIPIVADCKLALAAMNGWLDKSSEFNAQEVVELHQPWVEQVKEWDAKHPLAYMAEGEVIKPQYVIETLHNLTGGEAIITTEVGQNQMWAAQFYKFNHPRRLLTSGGLGTMGYGLPAAIGAQMAFPEATVIDVAGDGSIQMNIQELATARECGAPVKIAILNNNYLGMVRQWQELFYNRHYASTVMEVTPDFVALAQAYGAVGLRAKTKAEVEPVIKEALATKNVVIMDFAISREEGVFPMVPAGKATTEMLLV